The Aneurinibacillus uraniidurans genome segment TATTTGGAGGGTTTGATATTAGTGCTTCAGCCCTGAGTGCAAATCGGGTGCGTATGGATGTAGTAGCAGGTAATATTGCCAATGCAAACACCACACGCGCTGAATTTGTAAACGGAGCTTGGCAGCCGTATCGGCGTAAAATGGTAGTAGTGGAGCCGATTAATGGAGGTTTTGATAGCGTATTAAAAGCGGCAATGGATACAAATGGAGCCTCTTCTGCGGAAGGGGGAGTTCGCGTTACATCTGTAGTGGGAGATCAGACACCGTTTAAGAAAGAATACAATCCATCTCATCCAGATGCAGATGCAAACGGGATGGTTTCATACCCGAATGTAGACATGTTGAAAGAAATGGTAGATCTTATGGAAGCAACAAGGGCGTATGAGTCCAATGTGGCAGCGATTAATGCTTCTAAAGCAATGGCAACAAAAGCTCTTGAGATTGGAAAAGCATAAGATGTATTAAATAAGGAGAAATGGTTATGATCGAAAAAATTTCCATGGGTTTACCTGCTGCGTCTGTGCAAGGGGTTACACAAACTCCTACACCGAATGAAGTAACAGAATCATTTGCTTCCTATTTGCGAGATGCCATAAATGATGTAAATGGCCTGCAAAAAACAGCAGATAAAATGAATGAAGGTCTTGCTACTGGACAGGTACAGGACTTTCACCAGGTAACGATTGCTTCGCAAAAAGCAAGCATAGCGCTTGAGATGACGATGCAAGTGCGTAACAAGGCAGTTGAAGCGTATCAAGAGATTATGAGAATGCAAATTTAGTAATTATTTTTATGGTCATTGGCGGGGTGGAGGATGAACGAAAGAATACAGCAAATGCAGGAGAAGATTGCAGTTTTTTTGAACCGCTTTACACGAAAGCAAAAAGTAATTGCGGGGGCGATAGCCGCATTTCTTCTCATCTCAGCAGCGCTGGGCATTTATATTGCATCTCGACCGACGTATGTTCCGCTTTTTGGTGGGAATCTAACGGAAAGTGATGTAGCCCAGATTAAACAAGAGTTGGATACGATGGGGTATGCCGGTAAGTATCAGTTGAATGGTACGTCTGTACTGGTTCCTGAGAAAGACAAATATACCTTGGCTGCCGATCTGACAGCGAAGGGTGTACCGAAGGGTGAAGGCGTACGGCTGGATGTTTTCAGTCAGAATATCGGTATGGGTATGACAGACCGTCAGTTTAGTGTTGTAGAGCGCAATGCAATGCAGACGCAGCTTGCCGATTTGCTAAAGACGATAGACGGTGTAAAAGATGCTAGTGTCATCCTGACAATGCCTCAGGAAAGTGTATTTGTGCGTCCGAATGAAGACACACAAAAAGCCACGGCTACTATTCTCGTGACAGTAGAGCCTGGTAGAGAATTGACACAGCCGCAAATTGATGGGCTGTATAATCTTGTATCCAAAAGCGTACCGAATCTTCCAAAAGAAAACATTGTGATTACGGATCAAAGCAGCAGGGTGCTTGAGGCAAGTAATGGGGAAGACTCACAATATGGACTTGATCAATACGATAAGCAGCGCAAAATCAAGAAGGATATCGAAAACGACATCCAGAGAAATGTACAAAATCTGCTTGGTGGCATTCTTGGACAGAACAAAGTCATTGTATATCCGTACGTAAAACTGAATTTTGACAAAACGCAGGCAGAAGAGAAACTCGTAGAACCGGTAGACAAAGACAATAATGAAGGTATTGTTATTAGCTCCGAGAAAATTCAGGACACATCCAGCGGGAAAGGCACGCAAGCAAGCGGTACAACAGGGACCGGTCAATCACAAATTCCTGGATATCCGGGTGCAGGTAATTCTGGCGGTGCAGAAAATCAGCATGAGCACACAGAAGATCGTGTGAACCGTGAAGTGAACCGTATTACTAAAAATATCGTTAGCCAGCCGTACAAAATTGAGGATATTTCGATTAGTGTCGCAATAGACAAGCAAAAACCGGACCCTAATGAGACGGATAAGCAAAAGGCTGTGACGGACGCTGCCGCTAAGGATACTGCAACATCTACTTATGTTCAGAAGGTGGTCGCGAATGTTGTTCGGACTTCTTTAGCCGCTCAGGGTACAGTAGTTCCACAAAACCAGATTAATCAGCGTGTGAATGTCTATACACAAGCGTTCAATAATGATAGCCAACCGGATGACAAATGGAAACAGTGGCTCATATACGGTGGTATCGGACTGGGTGTGTTAGCGGTGATTGTTGCCTTTATTCTCCTTCGTCGACGTGGTAATCGATCTACAGAAGAATTTCAGGCGGCGCCAGCGCCAGGAGCATTTGAAGTTCCAGATCTTGAGTATGCGGATAATGCGGAAGAGGCACTTGTGCGCAAGCAGCTTGAGAAGTTGGCAGGTCAACGTCCAGAAGAGTTTGTTGGCTTGTTGCGATCCTGGTTAGCAGATGAATAAAAATGGGGGATGTACATGGCACGTTCGGCAAAGGAGCTAAGCGGGAGACAAAAAGCCGCAATTCTTTTGATCTCGCTTGGTCCGGAAGTCTCCGCGCAGGTGTTTAAACATCTGCGCGAAGAAGAAATCGAGCAACTCACGCTTGAGATTGCCAATGTGAGAAAAGTTGATATTTCAGAGAAAGAATCCGTTCTAACAGAATTCCATCAGATTTGTGTCGCTCAGGAGTACATCTCGCAAGGTGGTATTAATTACGCAAAAGAAATTTTGGAGAAGGCGCTTGGGCAGCAAAAAGCATTTGATATTATCAACCGTCTGACCGCCCATCTTCAAGTTCGCCCGTTTGACTTTGCGCGAAAAGCAGATCCGGGTCAGATCCTTAACTTCATTCAAAATGAGCATCCACAAACGATCGCTCTTGTGCTTTCCTATTTGGAGCCGGAACAGTCAGCCATCATTTTGTCCGCTCTTCCGCAGGAAAGTCAAGCGGAAGTAGCACGCCGGATTGCCTTAATGGAAAGTACTTCCCCGGATGTTATCAGCCAGGTAGAAAATGTGCTGGAACAGAAGCTATCCTCAACGGTTGTTCAGGATTATACACAGGCTGGTGGTATCGAAGCGGTTGTTAACATGCTAAATAATGTAGACCGCAGTACAGAGCGTATTATTCTCGATACGCTCGAAATCCAGGATCCGGAACTGGCCGAGGAAATCAAGAAGCGTATGTTTGTATTCGAGGATATTGTTGTACTCGACGACCGCTCGATTCAGCGCGTAATTCGCGAGGTAGAAAATGCCGATCTTATGCTTGCGCTTAAAGTGGCAAATGAAGAAGTACGAACTGTTGTATTCCGCAATATGTCCAAACGTATGGTGGATACATTTAAAGACGAAATGGAATTCATGGGACCTGTACGTTTGCGCGATGTAGAGGAAGCGCAAACCCGTATTGTTGGCGTTATTCGCCGTTTAGAGGAAGCAGGTGAAATCATCATCGCCCGCGGTGGAGGAGATGAGATCATTGTCTAGAATTATCAAATCTTCCTTTTATTCTACGGTAGAAGATAAGCGGATTATTGAAGCAACCGTTCTTCCTTTTTTCGATCCTAGTCTTTCAGAAGATATGGATTTGATAGAAGAGGAAGACGAAGTGGTTCGATTGAAGCAGGAACAGCTGCGGCAGGCGGAAGAAGAGGCCCAATTGATTCTTGAGGAAGCACGTCAGCAAGCTAGACAGATGATAGAGGAAGCGCAGAGTGAGATGGATGCCTGGTGGGAAGCTCGACGCCAGGAAGACGAAATTGTGCGCGAGCAAGCATCAGAAGAAGGATTCAATTTTGGTGTTGAACAGGGGCGTGAACAAGGGCGCCAGGAAGCGCTGGCAGAATACTCGCAGGCGCTGGCAGAAGCTCATTCGATTTTGGAAGAGGCACCTGTTTGGAAGAGAAGAAAGATTGGAGAAGCCGAGCCGTTTGTGTTAGAGCTTACACTTGAGATTGCTCGCAAGGTCATTAAAGAACAGTTTGAATATGACCAGGAGCATCTCCTTGCACTCATTCGTCGAGCACTCTCTCATACTCAGGAGTACAAAACCATTACGGTTGCTGTAAGTCCAGATTCGTATACATATGTACAGGAGAACCGGGCACGGCTTATCGATGTTCTTGATAGTCAGGTGGAATTGATGGTAGTGCCGGATGAATCTGTTATAGATGGGGGTTGTATCATTCGAACATCACTTGGTAATGTTGATGCGCGGGTAGATACTCAGCTTGCGGAGATAAAAAAGGCACTGCTTGAGATTCAGGCAGAAGAAAGTGAGTAAGGGCATGTTTACGCTTGAGAAATATATGTCTGTACTTCGAAATCTGAATCCCATTCGTGTGAATGGAAAAGTCTCGCAAGTAATTGGACTGACTGTAGAATCGATGGGGCCAGATGTGCGTATCGGTGAGGTATGCCACATTTATCCGGCTAACGCTAGTACTCCTGTTCAAGCGGAAGTTGTAGGGTTTAAAGATAATAAGGTGTTACTTATGCCGCTTGGGGAGCTTGGATCTATCGGGCCTGGATGTGACGTAGTCGCTACCGGAAAACCATTAACGGTAAAAGTGGGTCCGGAACTACTTGGCAAAGTGCTTGATGGAAACGGACGCTTGATGAGCGGAGGAGCCTTTCCTGATACATTGACAGAATATCCGGTTGATAATCAACCGCCGAATCCACTGGCTCGTCCGCGCATTACAGAACCGCTTTCCGTAGGAGTACGGGCTATAGACGGACTGCTAACGGTTGGAAAAGGTCAGCGGATCGGGATTTTCGCCGGAAGCGGCGTTGGTAAAAGTACATTGTTAAGTATGATTGCTCGCAATACAGAAGCAGATGTGAATGTGATTGGTCTGATTGGAGAGCGGGGACGTGAGGTTGCGGACTTTATTGAACGTGATCTTGGGGAAGAAGGGCTGCGCCGATCCGTGGTAGTCGTCGCCACATCCGACCAG includes the following:
- the fliH gene encoding flagellar assembly protein FliH, translating into MSRIIKSSFYSTVEDKRIIEATVLPFFDPSLSEDMDLIEEEDEVVRLKQEQLRQAEEEAQLILEEARQQARQMIEEAQSEMDAWWEARRQEDEIVREQASEEGFNFGVEQGREQGRQEALAEYSQALAEAHSILEEAPVWKRRKIGEAEPFVLELTLEIARKVIKEQFEYDQEHLLALIRRALSHTQEYKTITVAVSPDSYTYVQENRARLIDVLDSQVELMVVPDESVIDGGCIIRTSLGNVDARVDTQLAEIKKALLEIQAEESE
- the fliG gene encoding flagellar motor switch protein FliG — its product is MARSAKELSGRQKAAILLISLGPEVSAQVFKHLREEEIEQLTLEIANVRKVDISEKESVLTEFHQICVAQEYISQGGINYAKEILEKALGQQKAFDIINRLTAHLQVRPFDFARKADPGQILNFIQNEHPQTIALVLSYLEPEQSAIILSALPQESQAEVARRIALMESTSPDVISQVENVLEQKLSSTVVQDYTQAGGIEAVVNMLNNVDRSTERIILDTLEIQDPELAEEIKKRMFVFEDIVVLDDRSIQRVIREVENADLMLALKVANEEVRTVVFRNMSKRMVDTFKDEMEFMGPVRLRDVEEAQTRIVGVIRRLEEAGEIIIARGGGDEIIV
- the flgC gene encoding flagellar basal body rod protein FlgC — translated: MALFGGFDISASALSANRVRMDVVAGNIANANTTRAEFVNGAWQPYRRKMVVVEPINGGFDSVLKAAMDTNGASSAEGGVRVTSVVGDQTPFKKEYNPSHPDADANGMVSYPNVDMLKEMVDLMEATRAYESNVAAINASKAMATKALEIGKA
- the fliE gene encoding flagellar hook-basal body complex protein FliE, which encodes MIEKISMGLPAASVQGVTQTPTPNEVTESFASYLRDAINDVNGLQKTADKMNEGLATGQVQDFHQVTIASQKASIALEMTMQVRNKAVEAYQEIMRMQI
- the fliF gene encoding flagellar basal-body MS-ring/collar protein FliF; its protein translation is MNERIQQMQEKIAVFLNRFTRKQKVIAGAIAAFLLISAALGIYIASRPTYVPLFGGNLTESDVAQIKQELDTMGYAGKYQLNGTSVLVPEKDKYTLAADLTAKGVPKGEGVRLDVFSQNIGMGMTDRQFSVVERNAMQTQLADLLKTIDGVKDASVILTMPQESVFVRPNEDTQKATATILVTVEPGRELTQPQIDGLYNLVSKSVPNLPKENIVITDQSSRVLEASNGEDSQYGLDQYDKQRKIKKDIENDIQRNVQNLLGGILGQNKVIVYPYVKLNFDKTQAEEKLVEPVDKDNNEGIVISSEKIQDTSSGKGTQASGTTGTGQSQIPGYPGAGNSGGAENQHEHTEDRVNREVNRITKNIVSQPYKIEDISISVAIDKQKPDPNETDKQKAVTDAAAKDTATSTYVQKVVANVVRTSLAAQGTVVPQNQINQRVNVYTQAFNNDSQPDDKWKQWLIYGGIGLGVLAVIVAFILLRRRGNRSTEEFQAAPAPGAFEVPDLEYADNAEEALVRKQLEKLAGQRPEEFVGLLRSWLADE
- the fliI gene encoding flagellar protein export ATPase FliI yields the protein MFTLEKYMSVLRNLNPIRVNGKVSQVIGLTVESMGPDVRIGEVCHIYPANASTPVQAEVVGFKDNKVLLMPLGELGSIGPGCDVVATGKPLTVKVGPELLGKVLDGNGRLMSGGAFPDTLTEYPVDNQPPNPLARPRITEPLSVGVRAIDGLLTVGKGQRIGIFAGSGVGKSTLLSMIARNTEADVNVIGLIGERGREVADFIERDLGEEGLRRSVVVVATSDQPALVRIKGALLTTAIAEYFRDQGLNVMMMMDSVTRFAMAQREVGLAIGEPPATRGYTPSVFALLPRLLERAGTSPAGSITAFYTVLVEGDDMNDPIADSVRGILDGHIVLSRKLAHSGHYPAIDVLASVSRVMKEIVTPEHQAAANELKRLLAVYRDAEDLINIGAYKAGASRDIDMAIQYRDTILQYANQQTDEVSTLEDAIAQLTRTF